In a genomic window of Larus michahellis chromosome 3, bLarMic1.1, whole genome shotgun sequence:
- the LOC141741277 gene encoding glutathione S-transferase-like, with amino-acid sequence MSGKPKLHYFNGRGRMESIRWLLAAAGVEFEECFLETKDDLTKLQKDGSLLFQQVPMVEIDGMKMVQTRAILSYIAAKYNLYGKDLKERALIDMYVEAIIDLNELLMTHILQPADKKEQHLATIVDKATNRYFPVYEKVLKDHGQDFLVGNQFSRADVQLLETLLMAEECKPDILAKFPLLQSFKARISNIPTIKKFLQPGSQRKPPLQEKDVPKVMKIFH; translated from the exons ATGTCTGGGAAACCCAAGCTGCACTACTTCAATGGACGAGGCCGAATGGAATCAATACGGTGGCTACTAGCAGCAGCTGGCGTTGAG TTTGAAGAATGTTTTCTGGAAACAAAGGATGATCTGACAAAGTTACAGAAGG ATGGATCCCTGCTGTTTCAGCAAGTGCCAATGGTGGAGATCGATGGGATGAAGATGGTGCAGACCAGAGCCATCCTCAGCTACATAGCAGCAAAGTACAACCTCTACGGGAAGGACCTGAAGGAGAGAGCCCT AATTGATATGTACGTGGAAGCAATAATAGATCTGAATGAGTTACTCATGACCCATATTCTTCAACCAGCGGATAAAAAGGAGCAACACTTAGCTACTATTGTGGACAAGGCCACAAACAGATACTTTCCAGTCTATGAGAAG GTTTTGAAAGACCACGGACAAGATTTTCTTGTTGGTAACCAGTTTAGCAGGGCAGATGTGCAGTTACTTGAAACCCTTTTAATGGCAGAAGAGTGCAAGCCTGATATACTTGCCAAATTTCCTCTCTTGCAG agTTTTAAAGCAAGAATAAGCAATATCCCCACAATAAAGAAattcctgcagcctggcagccagAGGAAACCACCACTCCAGGAAAAAGATGTACCAAAAGTGATGAAAATTTTCCACTGA